From Capra hircus breed San Clemente chromosome 1, ASM170441v1, whole genome shotgun sequence, the proteins below share one genomic window:
- the TFF3 gene encoding trefoil factor 3: protein MFSEWSCPQSQPVTMEARTFWVLVVVVLALGSSSSTGQYVGLSANQCAVPAKDRVDCGYPEVTPEQCNNRGCCFDSSIPGVPWCFKPLQEAECTF, encoded by the exons ATGTTCTCTGAGTGGTCGTGTCCCCAGAGCCAGCCTGTGACCATGGAGGCCAGAACATTCtgggtgctggtggtggtggtcctGGCCTTGGGGTCCTCCAGTTCGACCGGGCAGTACGTGGGCCTGT CGGCGAACCAGTGTGCGGTGCCGGCCAAGGACAGGGTGGACTGCGGCTACCCCGAGGTCACCCCCGAGCAGTGCAACAACCGCGGCTGCTGCTTCGACTCCAGCATCCCTGGGGTGCCCTGGTGCTTCAAGCCCCTGCAGGAAGCAG AATGCACCTTCTGA